The window GTCAACAGGTTGTACTTCTGGATAAGAATAAAGCCGCAGGGGAGAGTTTGGTCGAAGCCCTGAGCAAAGAGTACGAACCAGATCGAATGCTGTTCAGGGAATGCAACATACAATCAGATGAGGAGTTCAAAGGTAAAACACATGACATTGGAAATCAGATTATAAATGTTGGAGGTACAAAGGTTAGCATAATTGTAAAGCACTGTTTTCTCCTCTCTCAGCTGCCTTTCAGAAAGCCGTAGAAACCTTTGGAGGAATCGACATCTTGTGCAACAATGCCGGCATGTTCGATGAGTCTGAGTGGGAGAATATGGTCTCCACAAACCTTGTGAGAAAGAGAAAGCACAACAATTAATTATATTTCTAATACCTCAAATTTATGAATTGCTGATTCATTCAGAAAGATGTTGTTCCTTTTATTAGTTAGTCTGAAATAAACAATTGGCAACCTGAGAAAGTCCAAATTTAGTAGGCTTGGGTTACATTATTCTTCCTGTTATTCATCACAATGTTTTGTATGCAGATGACTGTTTGAAGTGTttacagagagaaaacagaTTTTCACTGTATGAACTGATGCCAAAAtgacgggtttttttttttcctgtaggtGGGCTCTATTAGGGGAACTTATTTGGCTCTGGAGCACATGAACAAATTGAAGGGAGGTCAAGGAGGGGTCATCATCAATGTTTCATCCTTGGCAGGTAAATACTGTAAATTCAAATTGGAGACAAATTGGAGACATACCAGACTAGGATTGTAAATGTCATTACATTAATAACACTAAACTTAAACCCTGTACAATGATTGATATAACCCATCCTACAGGTCTTGGACCTTTGCTTACAGCTCCTGTCTACTCGGCTACTAAACACGGGCTGGTCGGATTCACTCGATCCATTGCAGTAAGAGATTCTCCCATGAGATTGTTtaagaagatttaaaaaaaatctatcaaaTTTCTGCAGAAATTAATTGAAACTAGAGCAAATTTAATACTAATAAAATGTTTGCcttactttttcatttttaactttattgtTTGGCATTTCCTGCACATTGACCTCACAGTTCAGTCTGAGGCAGCGCTCGCACATAACATCAAGTGAAAAAGAAAGCGttcacaggactctgcagtGAAAAACACCACATTATTCAACAGCTTGTAGAGCCACCGTGTAGCAGCAATAATATCCAGTAACCATCCACGTATGACTCCCATTGTTGGGGAGAAATTTTAactcactcttctttacaacattttttcagGTTTATGGAAGTTTGCAGGTATTTGTCTATGCACTGATCTCTTTGCCTGCAAGTCCTTCATTACTTTCTGTTTgggccattctgttgtagatttgctgcttgGGAGCATTGTCCCGTTCcatgaacacattttaaacaaacCTGTACTGGTTCTGGACAGACAGCCTGAAAtttgactctggttttacgtctACACTGGCAAACAGTTTGTGGTAGTTTGTTTAATTACTTTTGTCTGAAAATGTTCCTAAACGGTTACTACAATTCTTTGGATGGTTAAATTTGTAATCCAGTGTGGAGGTGTAAGAGGCAAAATTagaaaaatgtgcaaacattGTGCACGTGCACGATATGTGCAGAATCTTTCAGACTTCATCTTTAAATTTGGAATCTTTGGACACTGAACttcaaaaatgcaaatgttgaAACAAAGAGCACTTGTTGTTTATCCTCACACTACGCTTTCTATGTAGATGAAATGTAACTTAAAAAGCCTAActatgtgttgttgttttttccaatAGGCTGCCTTTGCAGCATCAGACTATGGTATACGGGTCAATGCTATTTGCCCAGGTTTTGTTCAAACAAACCTGATCTCTGAAATGAAATCTCAAACGGGCCAATTTGCCCACCTGGTAGATGCAAGACTTCAGATGCGAGAGAATCTTGGGGTGTTAACGTAAGTCTTTGTTTGTAGTAACCCCTACAACATCAACATTTTGGGGGGTTTCCCCCTCTACAACTGGATTTAAAATCATCTTAAAATGCATATTGTATCTTTTTGACGCAGTGCAACCGAGGTAGCAGAGTGCATCCTTGAGCTGGtaacagatgagaccaaaaatGGAGAGGCCCTCGTGGTCGTAAAGGACTCAAAATTTTATGTGACTTTCCCAACACTGGATAAGAGCAGTGACAAACCATAAAATCATCATGTCAGTATCTGATATCATTCTTTAAGTATACTTGaagttaaaacacacacacgcgcgcgcacgcgcgcgcgcgcacacacacacacaaaagaaatacTGCTCAaactatgttttgttttggttttgtcccCCTCATAAGATTTTTGGTATTGTGTGTCATTATTCTGTACCTTgaaaagttttgaatgaattctggTAAAACTTTGTAAGGGTTTGGAGTGGGGTCATGTCAACAACCTATTAAAATTTGGCTTACATCCAACAAGGTTTTCATGGTCAACTTAACGATTTGTTGGTTAAAAATGGGCAAAAATCCTTATTACTTAGAGCACCTCATAAAGATTttaaatatcatgtcacatttgatgtctgacctctccttcaaggtcaaataaggttaaaatattcataaaatgtcttttatctTTAAACTATGCTTAAACGACTGTAGTGTGGTATCATGTTCACCTTACACAAGAAAGTCTGGTTTCAGATCAGTGAACTAACAATCTTCATGAACAATGAGGCTTCTGAACTGTGTCCTGATTCCTATTTGAGAAAAGAGACATATAACTGAAGGTCCATAGTGCGTCAAAagaatgattttattaaaacacatatATGTGGTGAAGATGGGCTCTTTTTATAACATATGATGACCAGTaatctgcatcactgcagatgCATGTTCCAGTAATTCCAGGTAGGAGATATTCTAAAAAAGAACAGCTACTTCCTTTGTTTCTCCAGATGCTTCCTGTTATTCCACCCTCTGCACTTCAGAACAGAACTTGAGCATGCCATTTACAAGCAAAACaagtctgtgtgcaggcagacttatgtctgtgttttaacCTCAGTACATGACCTCACTCAACAAAGACCTTTTAGAAGTATACTTCCTGACTCCGTTTGAGTCATCTGTTACCAGGCAAACTCCAATGCAGCAGGCTGCTGAATGCACCCACACAGGCCTTTATTCCATCTCTAGACAACATGTATAATATGTGGTAAATTGTACTGTAAACATGTAGGCAACCTTTCAATAGCTGTACTTGGCTCCATTGATCGGCCAGACATCGCGCTGCCCGTAGCTTCAAACCATTAATTAACTTGACCTAGCTTCAACTCTTTAATTAGCAATATGTGTATAACATGATTACAGTtgcacctgcaatgaaagattaTGTGCTTATGCTAACACCTGAAATACAGACTTTAATGTAACATCAACAGTTTCAATAAATGTGTCAatgaaatgataatgataaatCATAAGTGatgcaacaataataataatgattatgaatagtaacagtaaaataatatttcatcTCTACAACTGCTTAAAGTCCTCcgattggcctccctgctgctgcggagcctgggatggtctgcttgcctccaccccggggggaagggtaacatctcttgggtctgggttctgtttccccctctgggggcgagggtacctggacccggggtatagagtatgtttggggagtgtgattgtgtgtacatgtccatttatgtcaatccttacgttgggtgagtgctgagtgtttgtatatgtgtgcatgatggtgggaatgcatgtttgtgtctgtgtgtgcctgtttgtctgtgtctgtgtgtgcctgtttgtctgtgtctgtgtgtgcctgtttgtctgtgtctgtgtgtgcctgtttgtctgtgtctgtgtgtggctgtttgtctgtgtctgtgtgtgcctgtttgtctgtgtctatatgtcaggtcgagtcttagactccacctctctgggaactcccaggccctccaaagtgtggaggcctatctcccctcaccacactccctgccggtgactgatgccctcaggggtcggtgcattggtggttcttggtgtccggggctgggcgctcaggtatgtaccagctcactcccggtggctacttggcggggcctggcgcctgttgctcggtcaggcctcctctGGGGTGCAGGGGGCCCTCAGGGCTCCGGCGTCTTGGCCTGCGGCTTGgctcactctggcacagctggctgccggcagagccggcgggcacgccggtgcagccccctctagcttctgctcggtggctactgggtgacgcctcgtctgggaatcctcagcccttcccatgaaggtggcacggatgcccctccggtggtcctccttgggctctcgcactctggggcctctggatgtctggggcctggatctcctccatgtctgcttcatgccctgggggacggggctatggctctctacatcctcttgcagaccattacatgtggaaaccatttgaatacaagcacgctgatccacacaggtgtgcacacgcgTGTTCACTTttgtagacttaaattacacctttcttggctgctacttcaaagcacattgtgtgctgtctgtcctgcgtgctgcacaacaacattgaatatttagtatttattgctgtttacacttagctagattaatgcgatggtgttgtgtttagtatgttgctttgggttttttttgcttgttttctattctttctctctcaacaggtgatccaggagattttattttattttatccctttctcactgtccctctccccttctgtttttcttttccttcctctttctctctccctttcctatccctcactcatgtctgtcccgtctgtaacatctgaaaataaaataaaataaaaaataaaaacaaaggtcgatcaaatggaccaatacggcaatgccacgatgatccatttggcaaaataaatccattgggtatccttgttggtcttcagacaacaattctgacggctaaagaaccaaatgggacaggcagaaaaaaaatcctctacTAATACACTATTAAGTATCATGGGAAAATAATGTAAgttatacaaacaaacagccaaGACTAGATTCTTTTGACtcattttcaataaaatattatcTGTCATTGTTGGGAGAACATTTTTGCGACTTCTATTCTTATATTTTAGAACAcatgacatttttaatgttatctAATCATTTTCTTCTTCGGATGCTGTCATAAATCATATTTATTTTAGAACATATGACAATTTTGCATAtcattaatataatataatattgtaCAATTAAAACATGCATCATATTCGCTTGTTTCTTTACATGTGCTGCATTTGTATTCCGATTGACCCTTTAGTGGCGCATGCGtagtttccgtagtgtagtggttatcacgttcgcctaacacgcgaaaggtccccggttcgaaaccgggcggaaacatgttttttttttttttttttcttttttctttttctttcttcttcttcaaacATGGCTTCACATATACAGCGAGAATGCAGTGTATAAATATTGTaaactttgtttcagtgttgaGATTTACAAAaaccattgttttttttttattctgtttaggTTTTAATCTGATTTTACTCTCATCACCTGCAAATCTGATACAGTGTACAACAGTGATAGACAGCAATACATACTTCTCCAAAAATTCTCTCTTTATCTAAGTTTTAGTGACAATGGGTATTAGTACTACAAAATAAATAGTGTGTAGAAAAACATATTAAATTCCCAAGCATCCTCCTGCAATTAGACACATTTTTTGACATAAATAAACTCACCTGCTTCTTCAGATATCAGTGGGACTGGTTCAGTGTCTGGAGTGTGAGTATGGGGAGATGGGAGTGGGACAGCTAAGCCTCATGTCAATATCTGATATCATTATTTAGGTATTTGGCAGatgcttggaaaaaaaaacagcaacaaaaaacccaaacaaataaaacaaacaaaaaattcctcaaatcatgttttcttttggttttgccTTCTTTGCCAAAAAGGTTATGTTTTTGGTATTGTGTCTCATTATTCTGTATGTAAACACTTATAGAAAGTACCCCATAAAGATTTTtaatatcatgtcacattttacCTCTGACCCCTCTTTCAAGGTCAAATAAGGCCAAATTttcataaaatgtcttttatctTCAAACTGTGCTTAAAGGACTGCTACAAAAACATTACAACATCaaaaccagtctaactataacCCATGTCTGTGGCAGAAACTGACCCCAGAGTGACACTCCACCAGTGTCTGTAGTGTGGTATCATGTTCGCCTTACAAGTCTGGTTAATTAATGCAGTTCTGAATGCAAGACGAGGTTCAGGTAGCAGGGTGCAGATAAAAAAAAGTGTCCGGAGTGTAAATAGAAACCATCCTGTAATAAAGAATCTTGATGTATTACGTTACTCAGGcatagagttggatgtctcgagacccGTCTTGGTCTCGAGACCCgtctcgagaccacttttacgtggtcttggtctcgtcttggtctcgacggactttggtctcggtcttgtcttggtctcgctgtCTCGGTCTTGCTGTCTCAGATCAACATAGTGGTcaggagatttggagtcaacagtaTCCATGACACACAGCGTAACGTTCGATAATGCATCATGCGCAAAAGCTTTagctctaagagccgtgcttagagagtgctttgtagtgaatcagaatagtcgactcccattgagcgagagccggctcctcacttaatttccttGCGCTGCTCAGCTGTCACGCAGCGACACACAGTGGCTCAGCCATGCTCAAATCCCTCCACATTGTGGATTATAATCTTCAGTTTGATGTTGCAATTTTATCTATATATAAAGTATAACTGAAACCAGTTACATATTTCCCATTCTTTAGACAGTTGTTGGAGGTGATCGCTGTTTTGTCAGATGACTTTGGGGCCAGTCAGTACCATCATGTCAGCcctcaaaagcacacaaaagttAGTCTTTTTTGTCCCGGTcttggtc of the Maylandia zebra isolate NMK-2024a linkage group LG10, Mzebra_GT3a, whole genome shotgun sequence genome contains:
- the LOC101476753 gene encoding 15-hydroxyprostaglandin dehydrogenase [NAD(+)], with translation MALSGKTAVVTGAAMGIGKAITEILLKNGAKVVLLDKNKAAGESLVEALSKEYEPDRMLFRECNIQSDEEFKAAFQKAVETFGGIDILCNNAGMFDESEWENMVSTNLVGSIRGTYLALEHMNKLKGGQGGVIINVSSLAGLGPLLTAPVYSATKHGLVGFTRSIAAAFAASDYGIRVNAICPGFVQTNLISEMKSQTGQFAHLVDARLQMRENLGVLTATEVAECILELVTDETKNGEALVVVKDSKFYVTFPTLDKSSDKP